A DNA window from Halorubrum sp. DM2 contains the following coding sequences:
- a CDS encoding sodium:calcium antiporter gives MTGLLPDAPVVHVLVIVAATGFIWLGSGWLEEAAETLSGYYGLPAVVQGSVVVAVGSSFPELVSVLVTALTGVFDMGVGALVGSAIFNVLVIPAVAGIGGEGELEANRTIVYKEAQFYMLAVSALVVTFALAVIYFPVSSDPIVGTMPRSLAVIPLALYALYLFIQYQDVGDAAIDNVRDGVDVRREWAKLAAGLGLIVVTVERLVASVESLGVTFGIPEFLAGVTIVAAATSLPDTLVSLRTARENRGATSLGNVLGSNTFDLLVAIPLGVLIVGEVAVNFSTAVPMLGVLTVATVLLFVTLRTELALERRESYALLAAYGLFVAWVVAETVGATNALRGV, from the coding sequence GTGACGGGACTCCTCCCCGACGCGCCGGTCGTCCACGTCCTCGTGATCGTCGCCGCGACCGGATTCATCTGGCTCGGAAGCGGGTGGTTAGAGGAGGCCGCCGAGACCCTCTCCGGGTACTACGGGCTGCCCGCGGTGGTTCAGGGGTCCGTCGTCGTCGCGGTCGGGTCAAGCTTCCCAGAGCTTGTGAGCGTGCTCGTCACCGCCCTCACCGGGGTCTTCGACATGGGCGTGGGCGCGCTCGTCGGCTCGGCCATCTTCAACGTCCTCGTGATCCCCGCGGTCGCGGGCATCGGCGGCGAGGGCGAACTGGAGGCGAACCGGACGATCGTGTACAAAGAGGCGCAGTTCTACATGCTCGCGGTGTCGGCGCTGGTCGTGACGTTCGCGCTCGCGGTCATCTACTTCCCGGTCTCGTCGGACCCGATCGTCGGGACGATGCCCCGGTCGCTCGCGGTGATCCCGCTAGCGCTGTACGCGCTGTACCTCTTCATCCAGTATCAGGACGTCGGCGACGCCGCGATCGACAACGTCCGCGACGGCGTCGACGTTCGCCGCGAATGGGCGAAGCTGGCTGCCGGTCTCGGGCTCATCGTCGTCACGGTCGAGCGGCTCGTCGCGTCGGTGGAGTCGCTCGGCGTCACCTTCGGGATCCCCGAGTTCCTCGCCGGCGTCACGATCGTCGCGGCCGCGACGAGCCTCCCGGACACGCTCGTGAGCCTCCGGACCGCGCGCGAGAACCGCGGGGCGACGAGCCTCGGGAACGTCCTCGGGTCGAACACCTTCGACCTCCTCGTCGCGATCCCGCTCGGCGTGCTGATCGTCGGCGAGGTCGCCGTCAACTTCTCGACGGCGGTGCCGATGCTCGGCGTCTTAACCGTCGCGACGGTCCTGCTGTTCGTGACGCTCCGGACGGAGCTCGCGCTGGAACGGCGCGAGTCGTACGCGCTGCTCGCGGCCTACGGCCTGTTCGTCGCGTGGGTCGTCGCCGAGACGGTCGGGGCGACGAACGCGCTCAGGGGTGTGTGA
- a CDS encoding fumarylacetoacetate hydrolase family protein, which yields MKYLARTAAGRPLLGDDEGYVPLAAAEPAVETVRDALPLAAAGDLASVDDAPADRVPAADLTFGPPLERFGKLWGIGLNYADHAGDLDEDRPEEPASFTKPSTALTGPGGPIRLPPSEQSERVTAEAELAVVTGRECRSVATADAADVVAGYLPVIDVTAEDVLRRNPRFLTRAKSYDTFLVVGPAIAVPDGDIDLSDVTVTTRVNGEIAAENEVRNMLFPPAEIVSFHSEVMTLRPGDLFSTGTPGAEPIEPGDEVRATVESIGSVSASVTGHRS from the coding sequence GTGAAATACCTCGCGCGCACCGCGGCGGGGCGACCGCTGCTCGGCGACGACGAGGGGTACGTGCCGCTCGCGGCGGCGGAGCCGGCCGTCGAGACCGTTCGCGACGCGCTCCCGCTGGCCGCCGCGGGCGACCTCGCGAGCGTCGACGACGCGCCCGCCGACCGCGTTCCCGCCGCCGACCTCACGTTCGGACCGCCGCTGGAGCGGTTCGGCAAGCTCTGGGGGATCGGTCTCAACTACGCCGACCACGCCGGCGACCTCGACGAAGACCGCCCGGAGGAGCCGGCGAGCTTCACCAAACCGTCGACCGCGCTGACTGGACCGGGCGGTCCGATCCGGCTGCCGCCGAGCGAGCAGAGCGAGCGCGTGACCGCGGAGGCGGAGCTGGCGGTGGTGACCGGCCGAGAGTGTCGGTCCGTCGCGACCGCGGACGCGGCCGACGTCGTCGCCGGCTACCTCCCGGTAATCGACGTGACCGCCGAGGACGTGCTACGGCGGAACCCCCGCTTCCTCACGCGCGCGAAGAGCTACGACACGTTCCTCGTCGTCGGGCCGGCGATCGCGGTCCCCGACGGCGACATCGACCTTTCCGACGTGACAGTGACGACGCGCGTCAACGGCGAGATCGCGGCCGAAAACGAGGTCCGGAACATGCTGTTTCCGCCCGCCGAGATCGTCTCGTTCCACTCCGAGGTGATGACGCTGCGCCCCGGAGACCTGTTCAGCACCGGAACCCCGGGCGCGGAGCCGATCGAACCCGGCGACGAGGTGCGCGCGACCGTCGAGTCGATCGGCTCCGTGTCGGCGTCGGTGACCGGACACCGGTCGTGA
- a CDS encoding mechanosensitive ion channel domain-containing protein, giving the protein MRRPLGLASLAVGLLAGISGTVAGTTDALADWPPIGGYPAAAVVGRSLLVVAVAGVVYGSYLLAVRVLTRSASKRRAHNVRNLLRLAFGIVGTVATLAVATENWLGLLFSLGVIGFAITFALQQPLLSLIAWVYIAVKQPFGVGDRVKIDDAKGDVIGVDFLVTTLWEINGELVTTNQPSGRVVTVPNSVVLSSNVVNFGGGGSPYVWNEVPVQVAYETDLEFAREVMIEETTELLGRDMADGIAAYREALAETPVELEVHDGPTVNVRQQESWVELRVRYLTHPRRGQRVKNRLYERILERFNDNPDRVAFPVSRSR; this is encoded by the coding sequence GTGAGACGTCCACTCGGACTCGCGTCGCTCGCGGTCGGGCTGCTGGCCGGAATCTCCGGGACCGTCGCCGGGACGACCGACGCGCTCGCCGACTGGCCGCCGATCGGCGGGTACCCTGCGGCGGCAGTCGTCGGTCGGTCGCTGCTCGTCGTCGCCGTCGCGGGCGTGGTGTACGGGAGCTACCTGCTCGCGGTCCGCGTGCTGACGCGGTCGGCGAGCAAGCGCCGGGCGCACAACGTCCGGAACCTGCTCCGGTTGGCGTTCGGGATCGTCGGGACGGTGGCGACGCTCGCGGTGGCGACGGAGAACTGGCTCGGATTGCTCTTCTCGCTCGGCGTGATCGGGTTCGCGATCACCTTCGCGCTCCAACAGCCGCTCCTGTCGCTGATCGCGTGGGTGTACATCGCGGTCAAGCAGCCGTTCGGCGTCGGCGACCGAGTCAAGATCGACGACGCGAAAGGCGACGTGATCGGGGTCGACTTCCTCGTGACGACGCTGTGGGAGATCAACGGCGAACTGGTGACGACGAACCAGCCCTCCGGGCGGGTGGTGACCGTCCCGAACAGCGTCGTCCTCTCGTCGAACGTCGTCAACTTCGGCGGTGGCGGGTCGCCGTACGTCTGGAACGAGGTGCCGGTTCAGGTCGCCTACGAGACCGATCTGGAGTTCGCACGCGAGGTGATGATAGAGGAGACGACGGAGCTGCTCGGTCGGGACATGGCCGACGGCATCGCCGCCTACCGCGAGGCGCTCGCGGAGACCCCAGTCGAGTTGGAGGTCCACGACGGGCCGACGGTCAACGTCCGCCAACAGGAGTCGTGGGTCGAACTCAGGGTTCGGTATCTCACCCATCCGCGGCGCGGCCAGCGCGTGAAGAATCGGCTGTACGAGCGGATATTAGAGCGGTTCAACGACAACCCGGACCGCGTCGCGTTCCCGGTGAGCCGGAGCCGGTGA
- a CDS encoding PLDc N-terminal domain-containing protein, protein MSPLLLQGAEGAIVLLIGIAFIVAHFVLIAWTYSDAQNRSDHPPVLWALVVFFAPLLGILLYFIIGRNSY, encoded by the coding sequence ATGTCCCCGTTGCTCCTCCAAGGTGCGGAAGGCGCTATCGTCCTCCTGATCGGGATCGCCTTCATAGTCGCTCACTTCGTGCTGATCGCGTGGACGTACTCCGACGCACAGAACCGTAGCGACCACCCGCCCGTCCTCTGGGCGCTCGTCGTGTTCTTCGCGCCGCTGCTCGGTATCCTGCTGTACTTCATCATCGGACGGAACTCCTACTGA
- a CDS encoding cupin domain-containing protein produces the protein MRAVRFDEAETYEPEAGWRRVAMAGSDRFSFEWFEKPPGHSSPLHDHENEQVCLCLEGELTVVTDDGDEATLGSNDSVHLEANEPHRVENTGDERAVGLDVFAPGRSFDFWTDREE, from the coding sequence ATGAGAGCGGTCCGCTTCGACGAGGCCGAGACGTACGAGCCGGAGGCGGGGTGGCGTCGCGTGGCGATGGCGGGCAGCGACCGCTTCTCGTTCGAGTGGTTCGAGAAGCCGCCGGGCCACTCCTCGCCGCTCCACGACCACGAGAACGAACAGGTGTGTCTGTGCCTGGAGGGCGAACTGACGGTCGTGACCGACGACGGCGACGAGGCGACGCTCGGATCCAACGACTCCGTCCACCTCGAAGCGAACGAGCCGCACCGCGTGGAGAACACCGGCGACGAGCGGGCGGTCGGGCTCGACGTGTTCGCGCCCGGGCGCTCGTTCGACTTCTGGACCGACCGCGAGGAGTGA
- a CDS encoding Zn-dependent hydrolase: MNLPVDADRLRADIEANAAFGRVETDDPAAHARTNRTGTETNGAARDRLVERLRDAGLDVAVDAVGNILGTWTPASADPDAAPVVSGSHLDSVPEGGIFDGPLGVYAALEAVRAMRDAGFEPARPVGVVSFTEEEGGTFGNGLLGSAVATGETALDEALALTNDDGETLGEALDRIGYRGSEETLDPSSWDAFYELHVEQDTKLEEAGAAAGVVTTITGITHCEATIDGEANHAGATAMGDRTDALAAASEFVLDVEAAANEVVETASPSAVGTVGSLSVEPNATNVVPGRVAAGVDIRDVESESMEAIVDAARDSLARLERERGVETEFGRPFDVAPTPMSDRLREATHEAAVAADRKAIDLHSGAAHDAMRVAHVTDASLLFAPSRDGISHNPREWTDWDDCAAATEVLAGAMARVAVDE; this comes from the coding sequence ATGAACCTTCCAGTCGACGCGGACCGCCTCCGCGCGGACATCGAGGCGAACGCGGCGTTCGGTCGGGTCGAGACCGACGACCCGGCGGCGCACGCGCGAACGAACCGAACCGGTACCGAGACGAACGGAGCAGCCAGAGACCGACTGGTCGAACGCCTGCGCGACGCCGGACTCGACGTCGCCGTCGACGCAGTCGGTAACATCCTCGGGACGTGGACCCCGGCGAGCGCCGACCCGGACGCGGCTCCGGTCGTCTCCGGGAGCCACCTCGACAGCGTCCCCGAGGGCGGGATCTTCGACGGGCCGCTCGGCGTGTACGCCGCGCTGGAGGCGGTGCGCGCGATGCGCGACGCCGGGTTCGAGCCGGCCCGCCCGGTCGGCGTCGTCAGCTTCACCGAGGAGGAGGGCGGCACCTTCGGGAACGGACTGCTCGGCTCGGCGGTCGCGACGGGCGAGACGGCCCTCGACGAGGCGCTCGCGCTGACGAACGACGACGGCGAGACGCTCGGGGAGGCGCTCGACCGGATCGGCTACCGCGGGAGCGAGGAGACGCTCGACCCCTCCTCGTGGGACGCCTTCTACGAGCTTCACGTCGAGCAGGACACGAAGCTGGAGGAGGCGGGCGCGGCCGCCGGCGTCGTGACAACGATCACCGGGATCACCCACTGCGAGGCGACGATCGACGGGGAGGCGAACCACGCAGGCGCGACCGCGATGGGCGACCGCACCGACGCGCTCGCGGCCGCGAGCGAGTTCGTCTTGGACGTCGAGGCGGCCGCGAACGAGGTCGTCGAGACCGCGTCGCCGTCGGCGGTCGGGACCGTCGGCTCGCTGTCGGTGGAGCCGAACGCGACGAACGTCGTCCCCGGACGCGTCGCGGCCGGCGTGGACATTCGTGACGTCGAGAGCGAGTCGATGGAGGCGATCGTCGACGCCGCGCGCGACTCCCTCGCCCGGCTGGAGCGCGAACGCGGGGTCGAGACCGAGTTCGGGCGACCCTTCGACGTGGCACCGACGCCGATGAGCGACCGCCTGCGCGAGGCCACCCACGAGGCGGCCGTCGCCGCCGACCGGAAGGCGATCGACCTCCACTCGGGGGCGGCCCACGACGCGATGCGGGTCGCGCACGTCACGGACGCGTCGCTGCTCTTCGCCCCCTCGCGCGACGGTATCTCGCACAACCCTCGGGAGTGGACCGACTGGGACGACTGCGCCGCCGCGACCGAGGTGCTCGCGGGGGCGATGGCGCGCGTCGCGGTCGACGAGTGA
- a CDS encoding SDR family oxidoreductase codes for MDLEIAGNAALVTASSSGLGKASATALAREGVDVVINGRDEDRLAEAKAEIESVAEGEVVAQPGDLTDPDDVTALVEATVDKFGGLDHLVTSAGGPPSGAFLETDDEDWEEAYELLVMSVVRLAREAEPHLREGDGGTIVNVTSRSVKEALDSLVLSNSVRMGVIGLEKTLSKEFAPAIRANAVLPGPHETSRIRELVNDAVDRGEYDSYEEGLAEWAGNPLERIGDPMELGNTVAFLSSPKSGFINGTALPIDGGATGANL; via the coding sequence ATGGACCTTGAGATAGCGGGGAACGCGGCGCTCGTCACGGCGTCGTCGAGCGGACTCGGGAAGGCGTCGGCGACCGCGCTCGCGCGCGAGGGCGTCGACGTCGTGATCAACGGCCGCGACGAGGACCGGCTGGCCGAGGCGAAGGCGGAGATCGAGTCGGTCGCCGAGGGCGAGGTCGTCGCCCAGCCCGGCGATCTCACCGACCCGGACGACGTGACCGCGCTCGTGGAGGCGACCGTCGACAAGTTCGGCGGGCTCGACCACCTCGTCACGAGCGCGGGCGGTCCCCCCTCCGGGGCGTTCTTGGAGACCGACGACGAGGACTGGGAGGAGGCGTACGAGCTGCTCGTGATGAGCGTCGTCCGGCTCGCGCGCGAGGCCGAGCCGCACCTCCGCGAGGGCGACGGCGGCACCATCGTGAACGTCACCTCCCGGAGCGTGAAGGAGGCGCTCGACAGCCTCGTGTTGTCCAACTCGGTCCGCATGGGCGTCATCGGGTTAGAGAAGACCCTCTCGAAGGAGTTCGCGCCGGCGATCCGGGCCAACGCCGTGTTGCCCGGCCCACACGAGACGTCGCGGATCCGCGAGCTGGTGAACGACGCCGTCGATCGCGGCGAGTACGACTCCTACGAGGAGGGCCTCGCCGAGTGGGCCGGCAACCCCCTCGAACGCATCGGCGACCCGATGGAGCTAGGGAACACCGTCGCGTTCCTCTCGTCGCCGAAGTCCGGGTTCATCAACGGCACCGCGCTCCCGATCGACGGCGGCGCGACCGGCGCGAACCTATGA